Proteins from a genomic interval of Candidatus Sysuiplasma jiujiangense:
- a CDS encoding site-specific integrase, with translation MTKRVSPRGRGTGQDSKHGYLLQDEDVRRWYLNVARGSQITADVYLRRLGNFREDTKLLPKDLVRMNQKALGNRLLDYIGEKEGTVSPGYLNSVLKAVRSWLNFYGKPLKTKLTVRLSNSRPTVDGERVPTQDELRRILLSATKRDRVSVALMAHSGLRPGVLGSYLGDNGLRVRDLPELKIEGKTVSFEKIPAIIVIPMELSKTRNRYTTFLSEEGCGYLKEYLEERIRGGEKLTADSSVISPKWLEGKQFITTIKVSDGVRNAIRKAGFEHRPYVLRSFFDTQLLLAESKIGLPHDYRVHWMGHSGSMEARYTVNKSMPDSLVEDMRASYLKCQQFLQTIPQKEEHAIEKRLIHALLKMAHYDDREIEAVDISKLSDEQLEEMLRKGFGATNGGGQGNGSGHNGGFRQKLVGALELERYVEEGWEIVHELLDGRIAVKHNG, from the coding sequence ATGACAAAAAGAGTCAGCCCCCGCGGAAGAGGCACAGGGCAGGATTCAAAGCATGGCTATCTGCTGCAGGACGAAGACGTCAGAAGGTGGTACCTGAACGTCGCCCGGGGTTCACAGATAACGGCCGACGTGTACCTGAGGCGTCTCGGCAATTTCAGGGAGGACACGAAACTGCTGCCGAAGGATCTTGTCAGGATGAATCAGAAGGCGCTCGGCAACCGTCTTCTGGATTACATCGGCGAGAAGGAGGGGACGGTGTCGCCTGGATACCTGAACTCCGTCCTCAAGGCCGTCAGGTCATGGCTCAATTTCTATGGAAAGCCGCTGAAGACGAAGCTGACGGTGCGCCTGTCAAATTCCAGGCCGACCGTCGACGGCGAACGTGTGCCGACGCAGGATGAACTGAGGAGAATACTGCTCTCAGCGACGAAGAGGGACAGGGTGAGCGTCGCGCTCATGGCACACTCGGGCCTTCGCCCCGGTGTGCTGGGCAGCTATCTCGGGGACAACGGTCTCAGGGTGAGGGACTTGCCGGAATTGAAGATAGAGGGGAAGACGGTCAGTTTCGAGAAAATCCCTGCCATAATCGTCATTCCCATGGAACTCAGCAAAACCAGGAACAGGTACACCACATTCTTGTCGGAGGAAGGATGCGGCTATCTGAAAGAGTATCTTGAGGAACGCATCAGGGGAGGTGAGAAGCTGACGGCAGACAGTTCAGTCATCAGCCCGAAATGGCTGGAGGGCAAGCAGTTCATAACAACGATAAAGGTGAGCGACGGCGTCCGTAATGCAATCAGGAAGGCGGGCTTCGAACACCGGCCATATGTTCTCAGGAGCTTCTTCGACACGCAGCTGCTTCTGGCAGAGAGCAAGATTGGACTGCCTCATGACTATAGAGTTCACTGGATGGGGCACAGCGGGAGCATGGAGGCTCGTTACACTGTGAACAAGAGTATGCCGGACAGCCTGGTGGAGGACATGCGTGCGTCTTACCTGAAATGCCAGCAGTTCCTGCAAACAATTCCACAGAAGGAGGAGCATGCGATCGAGAAGAGGCTGATACATGCCCTGCTTAAAATGGCACACTATGACGACAGAGAGATAGAGGCGGTGGATATCTCAAAACTGAGCGACGAGCAGCTGGAAGAGATGCTCAGAAAAGGGTTCGGTGCGACAAACGGCGGCGGACAGGGGAACGGCAGCGGACATAACGGCGGTTTCAGGCAGAAACTGGTCGGTGCGCTCGAGCTTGAACGGTACGTGGAAGAGGGATGGGAAATAGTGCATGAACTGTTAGACGGAAGGATAGCGGTAAAACACAACGGCTGA